The Chitinophaga pinensis DSM 2588 region ATTCCTGCCTCAAAGCTGAAAAAACGTATCACTGAGATACTGTACGACAAAGGTTATATCCTGAAGTACAAATTCGAAGAAGATAACAAACAAGGTGTTATCAAGATAGCGCTGAAATATGATCCTCAGACTAAGACACCTGCTATCACTGATATGCAGCGTATCAGCCGTCCTGGTTTACGCCAGTACGCTAAGCCTGGAGATTTCAAACGTGTAAAGAACGGTCTGGGTATCGCTATCGTTTCCACTTCTAAAGGTGTAATGACCGATAAAGAAGCTAAAGTACAAAATGTAGGCGGCGAGCTCGTTTGCTTCGTCTATTAATATATATGGTGCTGCACTGATCCTGACAAATTATCTGTTCAGTTATCAGTAACAGACCAACCAATTGGGCCTTCTGACAATTAAGCTTTCTATACGGCGCTGAACACTGAAGGATCCGGCAATTCAAAACATAACAGTAAAAAACTGCAATTATGTCTCGTATAGGTAAAAGTCCTATCAAATTAGCAAGTGGTGTAACAGCTACTGTTTCTGCTGCTAATGAACTGACTGTAAAAGGTCCTAAAGGTGAACTGAAAAGAAGCATCGACAGGGATATCAAGATAGAAGTGGCCGATGGCGTTCTTACAGTAGTTCGTCCGACAGATCAGATCCGTCACCGTGCACTGCATGGTCTGTACCGTGCATTGATCAACAACATGGTGATCGGTGTAACTGAAGGTTTCAAAAAACAACTGGAACTTGTCGGTGTAGGTTATAAAGCCGCTAACCAGGGCCAACTGCTTGACCTGTCTTTGGGTTACTCTCACAACATCGTGATTGAAATCCCTAAAGAACTGAAAGTAGCTACCCTGACTGAAAAGGGTTCTAACCCTAAAATCATGCTGGAAGGTATCGACAACCAGCTGCTGGGTCAGGTAGCCGCTAAAATCCGTAGCCTGCGTAAACCAGAGCCGTACAAAGGTAAAGGTGTTCGCTATAGCGATGAAGTGGTTCGTAAGAAAGCAGGTAAGTCTGCAGGTAAATAATTTTAATTAGCTAATCAGCGCGTGCCGTTGATTAGCTAATTCAACAACATTCCGGCAGTATCGGAATGATTAAAATAAAATCAGAAATGAGCACAAAAGTTAATAGGAGACAGAAGATCCGCTACCGCATCCGTAAAAAGTCTGTAGGTAGTTCACAGAAGCCGAGATTATCTGTATTTCGCAGCAATAGCGACATTTACGTGCAATTGATAGATGACGCTAACGGCGTTACTCTGGCTGCTGCTTCTTCCCGTGATAAAGATATCCAGGCACAGAAAGGTACTAAATCCGAGAAATCTAAACTCGTAGGTGCTGCTCTGGCTACTAAAGCAAAAAATCTGGGTATTACTACCTGCGTTTTTGATCGTGGTGGTTATCTGTATCATGGTCGCGTAAAAAGCGTAGCTGATGGCGCTAGAGAAGGTGGCCTTCAATTCTAAATCAAATTGATTAAATCGTAATTCGCAAATAACAAAATGGCAAAGAATACATTTAATAAAGTAAAGGCCGGTGACCTGGAGCTGAAAGAAAAGGTTGTGGCTATCAACCGTGTTACTAAAACAACTAAAGGCGGACGTACATTCAGTTTTTCTGCTTTGGTAGTAGTAGGTAACGAGCACGGTGTAGTAGGACACGGTCTGGGTAAGGCTAAAGAGGTGCAGGAAGCTATCACTAAAGGTATCGACGATGCTAAGAAAAATCTTATCAAAGTCCCTGTAATGCATGGTACTATTCCTCACGATCAGTTAGCTAAAGAAGGTGCTGCGAAAGTATTGATCAAACCAGCTGCTCATGGTACCGGTGTGATCGCGGGAGGTTCTATGCGTGCCGTACTGGAAAGCGCAGGTATCACCGACGTTCTGGCAAAATCACTGGGTTCTGCTAACCCTCATAACGTGGTAAAAGCTACATTCAAAGCACTGGGTCTCCTGCGTGAGCCGGTTCAGATAGCTAAAACCAGAAGCGTATCACTGAAGAAAGTATTTAACGGATAATAACACTATCCAGTTAACGGGGTGGAAGATCCTTTCCCGGCAATTGTAAAGTGCTAATTCAAATAACACAATGGCAAAGATCAAGATCACTCAGGTAAAAAGTGGTATAGACCGTCCTGAACGTCAGAAGCTCACCCTGAAGGCGCTGGGACTGAAAAAACTGAACGCCACTGTAGAAGTGGAAGCTACCCCCCAGATCCTGGGTATGGTGCGTAAGGTAAATCATCTGGTAAAAGTTGAAGGAGAGCAGGCTTAATAATTTTATTAGCCGGAAAATTATCCTACATTTATATCGGATACTTACGAAATAATAATTACATTTAAAGCGAGCGGTTAATTTCCGCGTAAGTAAAACAATTAATAATGAATCTGCATACGTTACAACCTGCACAGGGTTCCGTACATAAAGAGAAGCGCCTTGGTCGTGGTGAAGCATCCGGTAAAGGTGGTACTTCCACAAAAGGTAATAAAGGTGGTCAGTCACGTGCTGGTTATCAGAGCAAAAGAGGTCACGAAGGTGGTCAGATGCCAATTCAGCGTCGTATGCCAAAACGTGGTTTCAAGAGCTTAAATCCAACTGAATATCAGGTGTTCAACATCGGTCAGATCGACCACCTGGTTGAAAAATATGGTCTCCAGGATTTCTCTCTGGAAAACCTGTACATTAACGGGTTGATCAACAGGACCGCGAAAGTGAAAATCCTGGGTCAGGGAGAATTGAAGGCTAAAGTAACCGCAAAAGTGAATGCGATCAGCGAAAAAGCCAAGCAGCTGATAGAAGCAGCGGGTGGAACGGTAGAGCTGGTATAAAGATTTCACGACTGAGGAGACGCCTACGCAGTAGTGCGTCTTTTCACATTTTATCAAGCCAGAGAAAACAACACAAATCCCGGCCGGAGTTACTGGATAGCAGCTAATGCCTGTTCGGAATTTGGTCCCGCCTCAAACGGGATGAAATTTTGAATATTAAACATTCATCTTCCTGTGAAGAAATTTATCGAAACGATTAAGAATATCTGGAGCATCGAGGATTTGCGTAGCCGCATTCTCACTACATTGCTTCTTGTCCTCATCTATCGTGTAGGATCCTATATCGCGTTACCCGGTATTGATGCCAACAGTTTGGGTATGGGAGAGTTTGCCAACAAGTCTGAAAAGGGTATCCTTGGACTATTCAACATGTTCGCAGGTGGTTCCTTCTCCAGGGCTTCCATTTTTGCTCTTGGCATTATGCCCTATATCTCTGCATCCATAGCCATACAACTGCTTACAATTGCCGTGCCTTATTTCCAGAAATTACAGAAAGAAGGGGAAAGCGGTAGAAAAAAGATTAATCAGTATACCCGTATACTGACAGTGATTGTGACTGGTCTGCAGGCAAGTGCATATGTTGCCTTCCTCAGACAGCAGTCTGCAGGTTCAATAATCCCGGAATACGGTGCAGCTTTCTTCTGGCTGACAACCACTGTAGTGCTTACAGCAGGTACCCTGTTTGTAATGTGGCTGGGTGAGAAAATCACAGACAAAGGTATTGGCAACGGTACTTCTATCATAATCATGGTCGGCATCCTTGCCCGTCTACCTCAGGCGATCATTCAGGAGTTCTCCTCCAGAAACGCGCAGAGTAATGGTGGTGCGATGCTGTTCCTGATAGAGCTGGCTGTATTCGTACTGATCACTATCGGTCTGATCCTGCTGGTACAGGGTACCCGTAAGATCCCGGTAAACTATGCAAAACGTATTGTTGGTAACAAACAGTTCGGCGGTGTACGTCAGTTTATTCCACTGAAAGTAAACGCTGCTGGTGTAATGCCGATCATCTTTGCACAGGCGATCATGTTTATTCCGGCTACAGCTATCGGTTTCGCAACTGACAGCAACTCTGGCTTCATTCGTATCTTCAGTGATCACACAAATGGCTGGTACAACCTGATTTATGCTGTACTGGTAATTGTGTTCACTTATTTCTATACTGCCCTGATATTCAATCCGACCCAAATGGCGGATGAAATGAAACGTAACAACGGTTTCGTACCTGGTGTTAAACCTGGTCAGGCTACCGCTGATTACATCGGCGCTGTAATGGACCGTATCACCCTCCCAGGTGCATTCTTCCTGGCGATGGTTGGTATCCTTCCAGGTGTTGCAGCAGCTGTGAATATCAACAGTAACTTTGCTACCTTCTTCGGAGGTACCTCCCTGCTGATCATGGTGGGCGTTATCCTGGATACGCTCCAGCAAATAGAAAGCCAGCTGCTGATGCGCCATTACGATGGTCTCATGAGCACCGGCCGGATTAAAGGAAGAACAGCTCCGGCTAACGTCTAATTAATCCGGGCTACCTGGCCTAAAAGCCACAGAAGCATAAGACCAACAGTGAGTTTACTCCGCTGCGGGTTTTATGCTTGCGTGGCTTCATCTTTTAAGTAAAGAGCTTTGAGAATTTAATGGCAAGTGCAGGCCCCGTCTTTTATGTGGTTACGATCATTATTGACACGATGTGCAACCGCACTTTCGAAACTGAACTTTCCGAACCCGTTTTTTAGTATGGTGCATTATAAAACTAAGGAAGAAATTGAGCTGATGCGCAAAAGCGCATTACTTGTGAGCGCTACGCTGGAAGAAGTAGCTAAGCATCTGAAGCCGGGTATGTCTACCCTGGAGATTGATGCGATCGTGGAGAATTTCATCGTTGCAAACGGCGCCGTTCCTTCATTCAAAAACTACAAAGGATTTCCTAAGAGCTGCTGTATCTCTGTAAACGCAGAGGTTGTACACGGTATTCCGAATTCTTATGTATTACAGGACGGCGATATCGTCAGCGTTGATGTTGGGGTATTACTGAACGGATATCATGGCGATAGTGCCTACACTTTCGCTATCGGTAATGTAAAGCCGGAAGTGCTGGAACTGATGAAAGCAACCAAGGCAGCATTGTATAAAGGTATAGAAAAAGCTGTGGCTGGTAACCGTATCGGTGATATCGCCCATGCTATTCAGGATTATACCGAAAAACAGCGCGGTTACGGCGTTGTTCGCGAGCTGGTGGGACATGGACTTGGAAAGAACCTCCACGAGGATCCTCAGGTCCCTAACTACGGTAAACGCGGCAGCGGTCCTATCATGAAGGAAGGTCTGGTGATAGCAATTGAACCAATGATCAACCTGGGCGTAAAAGAAGTGGAATATATGGAAGATGGCTGGACCGTTATCACACGGGATGAAAAGCCTTCTGTTCATTTTGAACACAACGTGGCCGTAATGAAAGGCAAACCGGACATACTTTCTTCATTTGAAGGTATTGAAAGGGCAGAAAAGAATAACCCTGCTCTTAGCTCAAGTCACTGATTATCAATGAATAACCGTGAATAGAAAAAATTATCCACAATAATTGTTCACGGTTGGATCATTAATTTTTCTTTTTCTTAAGATTTCACTATCTTTGCAGTCCTAAAAATTTTTATGGCAAAACAGGCACTCATTAAACAGGATGGAATAATACTAGAAGCCTTGTCTAACGCTATGTTCAGAGTAAAGTTAGAGAACGGGCACGAGATTTTGGCGACCATTTCCGGTAAGATGAGAATGCACTATATCCGCATCCTGCCTGGTGACAAAGTAGGGGTTGAGATGAGTCCATACGATTTGAGCAGAGGCAGAATCATATTCAGATATAAATAACAATACAGACTTATAATTTATAACTTATGAGGGTAAGAGCTTCCATAAAAAAAAGAAGCGCAGATTGTAAAATCGTGCGCAGGAAGGGTAAATTGTTGGTAATCAACAAAAAGAATCCCCGTTTTAAGCAACGTCAGGGATAATTTAATTAATAAGTAACAAAGTAAATTAAACTACAAATATGGCACGTATAGCCGGTATCGATCTTCCTAAAAATAAAAGAGGAGAAATTGGCCTGACCTACATCTTTGGTATTGGTCGTTCTACCGCTCAATATATTCTGGAGAAATCTGGTATAGACTTCAACAAGAAAGTTAAAGACTGGAACGATGATGAGCAGGCTGCAATCCGTAACGTTATCAACGGTGAGTTTAAAGTAGAAGGTCAGCTGCGTTCAGAAGTGCAGATGAATATTAAACGTCTGTTGGATATAGCTTGTTATCGTGGTCTTCGTCACAGAAAAGGCTTACCACTGAGAGGTCAGCGTACCCGTACCAATAGCCGTACCCGTAAAGGTAAACGTAAAACGGTTGCAGGTAAGAAGAAAGCGCCTAAGAAATAAACTTGATAATACAAATAACAAGTTCCGGTTTCCAGTAGTCGTATATATGGCAAGAGGAATCTGGAACCTGGAACCTGGAACCTGGAATTTTATATAATTATGGCAAAAGCACAAAATACAAAAACTGCTGCTAACAAAAAGAGAGTAGTTAAAGTTGATAACTACGGTGATGTTCACATCTCTGCTAGCTTCAACAACATCATCATCAGCATTACCAACAAACAGGGTCAGGTTATCTCCTGGTCTACTGCAGGTAAGATGGGCTTCAAAGGTTCTAAAAAGAACACTCCGTATGCAGCTCAGCTGGCTGCTTCTGACGCTGCAAAAACAGCAATGGAAGCAGGTCTGAAAAGAGCTGATGTTTTTGTAAAAGGCCCAGGTGCTGGTCGTGAGAGCGCAATCCGTGCGATCGCTAACTCCGGTATCGAGGTTAACATGATCAAAGACGTAACTCCTTTACCTCACAACGGTTGCCGTCCTCCTAAGAAGAGAAGGGTATAGGATTCAAAATATTCTGTGGTATTTCGAAAGTGGAAGGACTGGAATATTTTCGGTCTGCTGCTTTCGAATTTCCGCTTGAGAGTTTTATTAAATAATTGGGTGTATGATCAGGTTTAAGATTTTTTAAAGATCATACACCGAAACTAAAAAATCTATTAAAGAAAATGGCAAGGTATACAGGACCAAAGACCAAGATCTCCAGAATTTTTGGAGAACCGATTTTAGGAAACGGTAAATATTTAGGCAAGAACAGTAACCCTCCGGGTCAGCACGGTGTAAGCCGTAAACGTAAACAGCTGGGTGAATACGCACTGCAGCTGCGTGAAAAACAGAAAGCGAAATACACTTATGGTGTACTGGAGCGCCAGTTCGCTAACCTGTTCGTTGAAGCTAACCGTCGTAAAGGTGTTACCGGTGAAGTATTGATCAAATTGCTGGAAGCACGTCTGGATAACGCAGTATTCCGTCTCGGTATCGCTCCTTCCCGTCCTGCTGCACGTCAGCTGGTTTCTCACAAACATATCACTGTTAACGGCCAGGTAATGAACGTGCCTTCTTACCAGCTGAAACCAGGCGATATCATCGGTCTGAAAGCATCTGCAACAACCAACACCGCTATCACAAGCAATATCCGTGGTAAAAATCCTAAATTCAGCTGGCTGGATTGGAATGAAAAGGAACTGAAAGGTACTTTCATTGCATATCCTGAGAGAGAGAGCGTTCCTGAGAACATTAAGGAGCAGCTGATAGTAGAATTGTACTCTAAATAATAATATGTCTTTAGCCGTTAAGCATGGGTCATTAGTTACCAGCGTATTTAATGTACGTAGGTTGCTAAGGGCTGCATGTTAATGGCTAAAGCCAGTTTTACATAAACAATTAAACTTAACATATCAATGGCAATTCTGAATTTCCAAAAGCCTGATAAGATCGTTTTGCAGAAGTCAACTGACTTTGAAGCTCAATTCGAATTCCGGCCGTTAGAACCGGGTTACGGTGTGACTGTGGGTAATGCGCTGCGTCGTGTGCTCCTGTCATCTCTGGAGGGTTATGCCATTGTGGGAATAAAGATTGAAGGTGCTGATCATGAGTTTGCAACTTTAAAAGGGATCACTGAAGACGTAACTGAAATCATCCTGAATCTGAAACAGGTACGTTTCAAACGCATCGTTGAGAACGAAGTTAACAACGAGAAAATTCAGATCTCTATTAAAGGTAAAACTGAGTTCCGTGCTGACATGATCGAAAAAGCAACCAGTGCTTTCCAGATCATGAATCCTGAATTGCTTATCTGTACGCTGGATCCATCTGCAAAGCTGGATATCGAATTAACTATCGGTAAAGGCCGTGGTTATGTGCCAGCTGAAGAGAATAAACCTAAAGATGCCGTTTTCGGTTATATCGCGATCGACTCTATCTTTACGCCAATCAAAAACGTAAAGTATAGCATCGAGAACACCCGTGTGGAACAAAAGACTGACTATGAGAAACTGATCATGGAAGTGATCACTGATGGTACAATCCACCCGGAAGAAGCTGTAAAACAAGCCTCCCGTATACTGATTCAGCACCTGATGATCATCACCGATGAAAACATCAGCTTCGATACTAAAGATACCGAGAAGGAAGATGTGGTTGACGAACAGACACTGCAGCTGCGTAAAATCCTGAAAACGCCGCTGGAAGATCTGGATCTGAGCGTTCGTGCCTTCAACTGTCTGAAAGCAGCTAAGATTAACTCCCTGAGCGAACTGGTACAGTACGAGCAGGAAGAACTGATGAAGTTCAGAAACTTCGGTCAGAAATCTCTCAGCGAAATCGAACAAGTACTGAACGAAAGAGGTTTACATTTCGGTATGGATCTGTCCAAACTGAAATTAGACGAAGAATAGTCGAAATCAATTAGAACATAAGTACCCTGTAATTCCTGACACGGTACAGGGGAATCTTTAAAAACAAAGCGTCATGCGTCACGGAGTAAAATTAAACCGCCTCAGCAGAACTTCTGCTCACCGTCAAGCCCTGTTATCTAACCTGGCTATGGAACTGATTAAGCACAAACGTATCACTACCACCCTGGCGAAAGCTAAGGCGCTGCGTGTGTATGTTGAGCCACTGCTGACAAGAGCAAAAAGCGATTCTACCCACAACCGTAGAATTGTATTCAGCTACCTGCAGGATAAAGAGGCAATCAAAGAACTGTTCGGTGCTATCAGCGAGAAAATCGCTAACCGTCCAGGTGGTTACACTCGTATCATTAAATTAGGCAAACGTGTTGGTGACAACGCGGAAACTGCGCTGATTGAACTGGTAGACTTTAACGAAATCTATGGCGGTAAAGTTGCAACTGAAGCAGCTCCAGCTAAGAAAACACGTCGTGCCGGCGGTAGCAAGAAAAAAGCTGAAGAAGGCACTACTTCAACTGAAGAAAAAGCAGCTGAATAATTATTTAGCATTCGCTTCAATTCATAAAGAAAGTCCCGGAGTTTACTCCGGGATTTTTTTTTGCTCCTTTCCCTTCATCTGTAAAAGCGGATACAGATTAATTATATTTTTTTGTAATATCGTGGCTGGAAATGAAAACAGCGGGAAGATCCGTTTAAAACTACTCTATATCTTATGACTTACCTGAAATGTAAAAGTTGCGGGCACTACAATGAATTAAAATCAGAATTTCTCACCTTTTGCGCTGAATGTGGCAAAAAACTGTCCCCTAACTATGCCGACTGGAAATTAAAGAATCCAGAAGGCACCTTTGAACAATTCCAGCACGAAACCGGCATAAAGCCTAAAAAAGCAAGAACCAACCATCTCGGTTTATTGCAGCAACGTTACCTGGCCTGGGCCGGCAGACGTGGTGTTATTATTACTATTATCCTTGTTATCGGCCTGGCAGCCGTAGCTGGTGGTTATATTGGCAAGAAAGTCGTATTCAACCTGATCTATCCGAAAATCAATAAAGCCTGGTTGTATTCCTCCTGGGAGACCGTCAAAATAGGTCGTCAAACTATCGAGATCAGCACACCGATGCACCTGGGGGTAAATGACAGGCCCCTGGCGCCGGAAATCGCTCAATTTGTGGAATACGCTAAAAGCTACCGGAACAGGGTAGAAGAGGGCATGCAGGTGGAAGTGAACATGTACAGCTATCGCCCGAACGTATCCAATGACCTGGAAGTTGCCGGAGCAGCAGCAGCTACAGAGATGAAAAAGAACCAGGAAATCTCCGATCTCCAATATAAGACCGATACCCTGACACAAAATGGTATGTCTGCCCTTCTACAAGAGGGAAGTTTTATTTATAAGAACGGCATCCGCCTTGCTTTCTCTAATTTGTTGATGGTGAATGGACAGCATCGCTGGGAGATTGTAATCAGGTACCGGGAGGACGATACTTTAGCTTTAGCAACGGCACATCGTATTATAAAATCGATTGATGTCAAATAATTGAGTGGAAAGATTAACAATTAATGGGTGGAATTCTTAATTGTTAACCATTTATTCAATAACTTTGCACGATTTTTTAAAACGAAAAAATAAGCATGCCTCAGACTAGATCGATCCAGCCGGCTGTACTGTTATTAGATGACGGAACAGTATTTTACGGAAAAGCTTTTGGTAAAATAGGCACCGCCGCCGGTGAATTGTGTTTTAACACTGGAATGACAGGATACCAGGAAGTATTTAC contains the following coding sequences:
- the rpsH gene encoding 30S ribosomal protein S8; the encoded protein is MVTDPIADFLTRIRNAQMANHRIVEIPASKLKKRITEILYDKGYILKYKFEEDNKQGVIKIALKYDPQTKTPAITDMQRISRPGLRQYAKPGDFKRVKNGLGIAIVSTSKGVMTDKEAKVQNVGGELVCFVY
- the rplF gene encoding 50S ribosomal protein L6, coding for MSRIGKSPIKLASGVTATVSAANELTVKGPKGELKRSIDRDIKIEVADGVLTVVRPTDQIRHRALHGLYRALINNMVIGVTEGFKKQLELVGVGYKAANQGQLLDLSLGYSHNIVIEIPKELKVATLTEKGSNPKIMLEGIDNQLLGQVAAKIRSLRKPEPYKGKGVRYSDEVVRKKAGKSAGK
- the rplR gene encoding 50S ribosomal protein L18; the protein is MSTKVNRRQKIRYRIRKKSVGSSQKPRLSVFRSNSDIYVQLIDDANGVTLAAASSRDKDIQAQKGTKSEKSKLVGAALATKAKNLGITTCVFDRGGYLYHGRVKSVADGAREGGLQF
- the rpsE gene encoding 30S ribosomal protein S5; the encoded protein is MAKNTFNKVKAGDLELKEKVVAINRVTKTTKGGRTFSFSALVVVGNEHGVVGHGLGKAKEVQEAITKGIDDAKKNLIKVPVMHGTIPHDQLAKEGAAKVLIKPAAHGTGVIAGGSMRAVLESAGITDVLAKSLGSANPHNVVKATFKALGLLREPVQIAKTRSVSLKKVFNG
- the rpmD gene encoding 50S ribosomal protein L30; this translates as MAKIKITQVKSGIDRPERQKLTLKALGLKKLNATVEVEATPQILGMVRKVNHLVKVEGEQA
- the rplO gene encoding 50S ribosomal protein L15 translates to MNLHTLQPAQGSVHKEKRLGRGEASGKGGTSTKGNKGGQSRAGYQSKRGHEGGQMPIQRRMPKRGFKSLNPTEYQVFNIGQIDHLVEKYGLQDFSLENLYINGLINRTAKVKILGQGELKAKVTAKVNAISEKAKQLIEAAGGTVELV
- the secY gene encoding preprotein translocase subunit SecY, encoding MKKFIETIKNIWSIEDLRSRILTTLLLVLIYRVGSYIALPGIDANSLGMGEFANKSEKGILGLFNMFAGGSFSRASIFALGIMPYISASIAIQLLTIAVPYFQKLQKEGESGRKKINQYTRILTVIVTGLQASAYVAFLRQQSAGSIIPEYGAAFFWLTTTVVLTAGTLFVMWLGEKITDKGIGNGTSIIIMVGILARLPQAIIQEFSSRNAQSNGGAMLFLIELAVFVLITIGLILLVQGTRKIPVNYAKRIVGNKQFGGVRQFIPLKVNAAGVMPIIFAQAIMFIPATAIGFATDSNSGFIRIFSDHTNGWYNLIYAVLVIVFTYFYTALIFNPTQMADEMKRNNGFVPGVKPGQATADYIGAVMDRITLPGAFFLAMVGILPGVAAAVNINSNFATFFGGTSLLIMVGVILDTLQQIESQLLMRHYDGLMSTGRIKGRTAPANV
- the map gene encoding type I methionyl aminopeptidase encodes the protein MVHYKTKEEIELMRKSALLVSATLEEVAKHLKPGMSTLEIDAIVENFIVANGAVPSFKNYKGFPKSCCISVNAEVVHGIPNSYVLQDGDIVSVDVGVLLNGYHGDSAYTFAIGNVKPEVLELMKATKAALYKGIEKAVAGNRIGDIAHAIQDYTEKQRGYGVVRELVGHGLGKNLHEDPQVPNYGKRGSGPIMKEGLVIAIEPMINLGVKEVEYMEDGWTVITRDEKPSVHFEHNVAVMKGKPDILSSFEGIERAEKNNPALSSSH
- the infA gene encoding translation initiation factor IF-1; the encoded protein is MAKQALIKQDGIILEALSNAMFRVKLENGHEILATISGKMRMHYIRILPGDKVGVEMSPYDLSRGRIIFRYK
- the rpmJ gene encoding 50S ribosomal protein L36, with the protein product MRVRASIKKRSADCKIVRRKGKLLVINKKNPRFKQRQG
- the rpsM gene encoding 30S ribosomal protein S13 produces the protein MARIAGIDLPKNKRGEIGLTYIFGIGRSTAQYILEKSGIDFNKKVKDWNDDEQAAIRNVINGEFKVEGQLRSEVQMNIKRLLDIACYRGLRHRKGLPLRGQRTRTNSRTRKGKRKTVAGKKKAPKK
- the rpsK gene encoding 30S ribosomal protein S11, with the protein product MAKAQNTKTAANKKRVVKVDNYGDVHISASFNNIIISITNKQGQVISWSTAGKMGFKGSKKNTPYAAQLAASDAAKTAMEAGLKRADVFVKGPGAGRESAIRAIANSGIEVNMIKDVTPLPHNGCRPPKKRRV
- the rpsD gene encoding 30S ribosomal protein S4, producing the protein MARYTGPKTKISRIFGEPILGNGKYLGKNSNPPGQHGVSRKRKQLGEYALQLREKQKAKYTYGVLERQFANLFVEANRRKGVTGEVLIKLLEARLDNAVFRLGIAPSRPAARQLVSHKHITVNGQVMNVPSYQLKPGDIIGLKASATTNTAITSNIRGKNPKFSWLDWNEKELKGTFIAYPERESVPENIKEQLIVELYSK
- a CDS encoding DNA-directed RNA polymerase subunit alpha, with translation MAILNFQKPDKIVLQKSTDFEAQFEFRPLEPGYGVTVGNALRRVLLSSLEGYAIVGIKIEGADHEFATLKGITEDVTEIILNLKQVRFKRIVENEVNNEKIQISIKGKTEFRADMIEKATSAFQIMNPELLICTLDPSAKLDIELTIGKGRGYVPAEENKPKDAVFGYIAIDSIFTPIKNVKYSIENTRVEQKTDYEKLIMEVITDGTIHPEEAVKQASRILIQHLMIITDENISFDTKDTEKEDVVDEQTLQLRKILKTPLEDLDLSVRAFNCLKAAKINSLSELVQYEQEELMKFRNFGQKSLSEIEQVLNERGLHFGMDLSKLKLDEE
- the rplQ gene encoding 50S ribosomal protein L17, with the translated sequence MRHGVKLNRLSRTSAHRQALLSNLAMELIKHKRITTTLAKAKALRVYVEPLLTRAKSDSTHNRRIVFSYLQDKEAIKELFGAISEKIANRPGGYTRIIKLGKRVGDNAETALIELVDFNEIYGGKVATEAAPAKKTRRAGGSKKKAEEGTTSTEEKAAE